In the genome of Rhodoferax fermentans, one region contains:
- a CDS encoding 2-hydroxyacid dehydrogenase has product MKPAVLVGSAVFPEVLDKLAQHFELTANQEDVLWTPTELAQQLQGKQGVFTTGSQRIDAALLAACPDLKICANMAVGYNNFDLDAMTAAGVLATNTPDVLTETTADFGFALLLATARRITESEHFLRAGLWSRWRYDLFAGAEVFGSTLGILGMGRIGQGIAKRAALGFGMKVIYHNRSRLDEATEAACQARWVSKDELLRTCDHLMLVLPYSAASHHSIGAAELALMKPTATLVNIARGGIVDDAALAAALRAGQLAAAGLDVFEGEPAVHPDLLACHNVVLTPHIASATQATRLAMAQLAADNLIGFLLHGKPLTPLNPQVLAA; this is encoded by the coding sequence ATGAAACCTGCTGTTTTGGTTGGGAGTGCCGTTTTTCCCGAAGTTCTGGACAAGCTGGCGCAGCATTTTGAGCTCACCGCCAACCAGGAAGACGTGTTGTGGACACCCACCGAGCTGGCGCAACAGCTCCAGGGCAAACAAGGTGTTTTCACCACCGGCAGCCAGCGGATTGATGCAGCGCTGCTGGCGGCTTGCCCGGACCTCAAGATCTGCGCCAACATGGCGGTGGGTTACAACAATTTTGATCTGGACGCGATGACGGCGGCCGGTGTACTGGCCACCAACACGCCCGATGTCTTGACCGAGACCACCGCCGACTTTGGTTTTGCACTGCTGCTGGCCACGGCGCGGCGCATCACCGAGTCCGAGCATTTTTTGCGTGCGGGTTTGTGGAGCCGCTGGCGCTACGACCTGTTTGCCGGTGCCGAGGTGTTTGGCAGCACCCTGGGTATTCTGGGTATGGGCCGCATCGGGCAAGGCATCGCCAAACGCGCTGCCTTGGGTTTTGGCATGAAGGTGATCTACCACAACCGCTCGCGGCTGGACGAGGCCACCGAAGCGGCCTGTCAGGCGCGTTGGGTCAGCAAGGACGAGTTGTTGCGCACCTGTGATCACCTGATGTTGGTGCTGCCCTACAGTGCTGCGTCCCACCACAGCATTGGGGCCGCAGAGTTGGCGCTGATGAAGCCGACGGCGACCTTGGTCAATATCGCTCGCGGCGGCATTGTCGATGACGCGGCCCTGGCTGCAGCTCTGCGTGCCGGCCAGCTGGCGGCTGCCGGACTCGATGTGTTTGAGGGGGAGCCAGCGGTGCACCCGGACCTGCTGGCCTGCCACAACGTGGTACTGACCCCGCACATTGCCAGCGCCACCCAAGCCACCCGGCTGGCGATGGCGCAGCTCGCGGCAGACAACCTGATCGGTTTTCTGCTGCATGGCAAGCCGCTGACACCTTTGAATCCGCAGGTGCTGGCTGCCTGA